The genomic stretch AGTTTCCCAGGGTTCACAGTAAACCCAGGAGTTTGGGGATAACCCTAGCTTGATCCAGATTTGAGTGAGCAGAGCTCTTTCAGAATCACAGTGAGCAAAACGAGGACGAGAAACCATGTTCGGATTAGGAAGAAAGTGTGTTGATTGATATATATGGTTACCATGcactgacgatgatgatgatggatgagGCACTTCACCTTCTTTTTGCTGACACTTGCTCTACACATATTGCGAACTGGAACACCTAGGGAAAGAATCTACGAATCCGCTGGCGACGCTTGCAGATCTCTTTCCTGCATGGGTTCAGCTATCTCGGATTGCCGTAGTTTCTGATGATTGTCTTTGATCGAGCTGGTTCCGCATTCTCCTGTCCTGATTCATTAGCCCAACCGGATAGAACATCGGTATCATGGCTCAAGTTCATGCCTTCGGTGGCGAGCAGGCTCCCGAGGCCTCCAAAGGCGTAGCCCAAGGAGTGTGAGTTGTACTCGGGAGCGGTCTGAGATTGGAGAAGGGGTTGGGAGATAAAATTTGCGCTTTGCATGTCGAGTGTGCTTGGATACTGAGCACCGAAGAGTGACAATTGGCACTTCTCGGTGGAGCTTGGAGTAGCACCAATTGGAGAACTTGTTTCAGTAGTTCTAATGGGCATGTTTATGCTGACAATGGTGTTCCCAGAAATAGAAGCAATAGCATGATCAAGAAGTGAAGCGGAAGAGGTGGAAGTAGTAGTCATGGGAAGGAAGGAAGCAGATGGGATTTTTTGGGCAGAGGGCCTAAGGAGATAAGGGGGAATCGCGGCGGCCCCCATGTTGTAGAGGTCAAGCCGAGGGCGGGGAAAGTGGGAGGAAGTGAAGGGCGGTGTCGGTAGGCCAGTGAACTGTTGCACCATCGCGCGGAAGTTGGAAGTGTCTGTGGTGAGGACAGTGGTCGGGGCTCGCCTCGACGCCCTCGACCGCTTCTTGGCGCCTCGTGGGGCGGCGGAAGAGCGATCAGCTTGCGCGGGTGGTTGCACCGAGGAGGGACTCGCTGATGATGATACTGAGGAGCGAGTGGCCGTCATGGCGCCCAGGGTGGTGCAAGCGGAATATGGTTGGATTCTTTTAAGCCATGTAGAGTCGAGGCTGAGAGAATTGGACTCCGGAGGTGGGAAGGGGAAGGAGGTGAGGTACGGGGATAGTGGATCAAAGATGAAGGAGGATGAAGGGCGTTCGTGTTGGAAAGTAGTAGCAGTTGTTGGTGACGGTGATGGATGTGGTGGTGGGAGGTTGAAGGAGGAGATGGACTCACCTCGAGAGTCGTACTCTTCGTTCTCACCGGTGTTTGAAGACTGGATGCTCCCGCTGTTAGTTGAATCCATGTTTCGATAGTATACAAGCAAAGAAAGGGAAGATATAGGagtgacgaagaagaagaagagataggAGTCAAAGGCAGTGGCTTTAAGAGGATGCTCTGATGAAGCCAATACTGGAGTTGTATTAGCTTACAGTGCTAAAGAAGAGGTTCGATAATACCTGATCTTGGAAATCATGGATGGATAGAGAAGAGAGACCACTCTTTCGATCACCTTTCACCTTGTTCTTTGTTCCACTTTCCGTGTCTTTCCATGGATCTCTCATGGGCAGGACATGGcttaatgattttgccttgggggGTAGAAAGCCAAAGAGAGGAGAGAGCAGAGTGGGAGAGAGACCTTCTATCCAAAAGAGAAGACAGATTCAGCTCACAGTTCCACTAAAAAGATCCTCCAGAGATTTCAGAAGAGGTGGGCCAACCAAGTGTTTCCGGATAGGTGCAGCCACACATGCAcggagggaagagagagagagagagagagagagagagagagagagagagaggtatatgCTACACAACGCAATTAACAGATGATGCCAATGAAACTAAATCCCAAGCACAACATCTAGTACTTGCTGTATAATTTAGGTCATCTTCCACCTCTCACTtggacttttcttttctttctttctttcagtaTCTGTTTTGCTGCTGATTAGAAAGCATTAGAAGATTATGTACATACCAAAGAAGCATTTAGATTCTTGTCGTATTGAGGAGAAGTAATATCTAATATACATCAGTATGGCATCTAAATCTGTATTATAGCAGAGAAGTAATATGGAGAAGAAGGTCTTGATAGAGTTATATGAGCTCCCAGGGACATATTATTTTCCTAGACTCAAAATTTATTCTAAGATTTTCCATATCTAAAACAAAATTACTGGCTTGTGTAGCTTAGCTATGTTTTGGCCTAAACAAGTGTGGCTTTAGGCTTAgatttgtgctaactacaaatcatGAAATTTAATTGTAGAATTAGTAAAAAGTTTTGTTCAAAACTCGAGACatcataattattaattaatCAACAGACCAAGATAAGATGAGATAACAAGCACCACCCAAAGTGATAATATATGTCAATTGGTGACATTTGAGATGATGCACAACACCTGTTATGGATTTTGCTTGTATATTATGATTTCCCATAGTTAACCATATAGATGCATTTATTTATTCTCTCACTACTCTTTCGTTAAGACTGATGCATCTATTTGAACTCCATTTCTATCTCCTAACACAAAATACAAGTTTTTATTATTGTTTTTCACTGAGAATACACGTAAAATTTAATTTGCTTGATTTTTATGGTTCATGCCATTTCTTTTCTTCACTATCAGAAAATTAAATGTAAAGAAAAACACAATCTAACAGGAATAATTTGAATATATAGTGTCAGTTGTTTTCTATCACAGAAACAGATTCTATATGGTAGGTAAGATTGGTCAGGTGGATTTGTCTGGTGGAACTATTTGGCAGCCACCCCCTCAACTTGCACTGATCACAGATCCATCACCAAATCCAAATCCCCTTCTCTCTTTGGACCTTTGCTTTGCAAGCATGTTTCTTTGTTGCAACCATCAGCGCCATTCACTTAATaatctcctcaaaactccatcatcatcgtcttcttcttcttcttcaatggtCAGGTCATCGATCATCGCAGAGTTGAATGCATAGCGTAGCGATGAAGTCTCCGGCTGCTAAGGGATGACCACTTGACGTGGCACAACAAATGGCTTTCGTAGACCAATGATGACCCCGTGTTGGACAGCGACGTATCATTTGATGCCCATTCCCGTCGCGGCCACGAGAAGCTAACGTGGCAAGCTTCCGCCCCCTCCTGCCCTCTCCGGGGGCATGCGGAGCACGTGGGATGGAGTGCGGGCCGGAAGAGCCGAAGCGGGACACGTAAGAAACCTAACCCCCCGCAGAGGTGCGCACGTGAAAAGTGCCTCGTGTCGCCACTTAGATGTCCCGATGACTCCAAGCCATGGGACTGAGATGTTGACTTCGGACCCCCCAAACACACAAGCTTATCGCTGTCGATGATCGATTGGCTTGACTGACCAACCTGTATGAACGCCATAAGTTTGTGTTTATCGATACCATCGTTTGCTCCAATTAGGAATCAAGCAGATGCAATGATGATGCAGACAACCAAACACTTACAGGTGATCTGATTGCTACCGGAAGATCTACGGATAGTTAGAGCGTGGATGATAAAGCAACCTAAAAGTTGGTAGATATCTTGTCAAGTGACTAACCCTGGAATCGAG from Musa acuminata AAA Group cultivar baxijiao chromosome BXJ1-3, Cavendish_Baxijiao_AAA, whole genome shotgun sequence encodes the following:
- the LOC135628503 gene encoding flocculation protein FLO11-like translates to MDSTNSGSIQSSNTGENEEYDSRGESISSFNLPPPHPSPSPTTATTFQHERPSSSFIFDPLSPYLTSFPFPPPESNSLSLDSTWLKRIQPYSACTTLGAMTATRSSVSSSASPSSVQPPAQADRSSAAPRGAKKRSRASRRAPTTVLTTDTSNFRAMVQQFTGLPTPPFTSSHFPRPRLDLYNMGAAAIPPYLLRPSAQKIPSASFLPMTTTSTSSASLLDHAIASISGNTIVSINMPIRTTETSSPIGATPSSTEKCQLSLFGAQYPSTLDMQSANFISQPLLQSQTAPEYNSHSLGYAFGGLGSLLATEGMNLSHDTDVLSGWANESGQENAEPARSKTIIRNYGNPR